A genomic stretch from Bradyrhizobium sp. 195 includes:
- the cckA gene encoding cell cycle histidine kinase CckA yields the protein MTAETDHDLPREPVAAHEPSPRSGSIALVLLVAAGLVAVAVGLMTLGRAQAQPYILGILAVLAMVGLFNLFAFAAGIIRFADRSLDDPVVGRIADHGFDGLAVTDARGHVVYSNAAYLTLTGAAGPQDVRPVERVFIGNPDVSEAVFRLLKAAREGKRQQEEVRISGQDGSQGRWLRMRVRPLGTGKRESKYAVWSIADITRDRERQEDVFQELQHAIEYLDHAPCGFFSVNPAGELAYVNATLANWLDYDLAEIGSGGLKLTDIVSGDGASLLTSIVAVPGEVKTEVFDIDLRMRTGKTMPVRLYHKLAFGADGAPGPSRTLVISRARDERSDPDRAAEVRFMRFFDHTPMAIATVDRGGNVVRANARYAKLGQALGLDSASKSIFRAVNSRDRHLLIAAINQAAEGQADIAPVEVALEGTKERWGQFFVTPVDSAENDAEAAIVHMLETTERRALENQINQSQKMETVGQLAGGIAHDFNNVLSAIMMANDFLLNAHKPTDPSFQDIMQIKQNATRAATLVRQLLAFSRRQTLRPQVLDLGDALSDLAMLLRRLIGEKVKHEIIHGRDLWPVKVDVSQFEQVIVNLAVNARDAMPDGGKLIIRTANVTTEEAAKLAYKGMPAADYVRIEVSDTGTGIPADIRDKIFEPFFSTKEVGKGTGLGLSTVYGIVKQTGGFIYVDSEPGQGTSFHIFLPRHHAEPEAQVEQPAAAVSATNGAAKDAASVEAKPRTDLTGQGTILLVEDEEGLRALNARGLRSRGYTVVEAENGVEAMEVLEEQSGGIDLVVSDVVMPEMDGPTLLKAMREKNPDIKFIFVSGYAEDAFEKSLPEGQQFDFLPKPFTLSQLVAAVKETMTKQG from the coding sequence ATGACAGCCGAGACCGACCACGACCTGCCACGCGAGCCCGTTGCGGCGCACGAGCCGTCGCCGCGCTCGGGCAGCATTGCGCTGGTGCTGCTGGTAGCCGCCGGCCTCGTCGCCGTGGCCGTCGGGCTGATGACGCTCGGGCGCGCGCAGGCGCAGCCCTATATTCTCGGCATCCTTGCCGTGCTGGCGATGGTCGGCCTGTTCAACCTGTTCGCCTTCGCCGCCGGCATCATCCGCTTCGCCGACCGCAGTCTCGATGATCCGGTCGTGGGGCGGATCGCCGATCATGGATTCGACGGGCTGGCGGTCACCGATGCCCGCGGCCACGTGGTCTATTCCAATGCCGCCTATCTGACCCTGACCGGGGCCGCCGGCCCGCAGGACGTGCGCCCGGTGGAACGCGTCTTCATCGGCAACCCCGATGTCTCCGAAGCTGTGTTCCGGCTGCTGAAAGCCGCGCGCGAGGGCAAGCGTCAGCAGGAAGAGGTGCGCATCTCCGGCCAGGACGGCAGCCAGGGCCGCTGGCTGCGCATGCGGGTGCGTCCGCTCGGGACCGGCAAGCGCGAGTCGAAATACGCGGTGTGGTCGATCGCCGACATCACCCGCGACCGCGAGCGCCAGGAGGACGTGTTCCAGGAGCTCCAGCATGCGATCGAATATCTCGATCACGCGCCGTGCGGCTTCTTCTCGGTCAATCCGGCCGGCGAGCTCGCTTATGTCAACGCGACGCTGGCGAACTGGCTCGACTACGACCTCGCCGAGATCGGTTCTGGCGGCCTGAAGCTGACCGACATCGTCTCCGGCGACGGCGCCTCGCTGCTGACCTCGATCGTGGCGGTGCCGGGCGAGGTGAAGACCGAGGTCTTCGACATCGACCTGCGCATGCGCACCGGCAAGACCATGCCGGTGCGGCTCTATCACAAGCTCGCCTTCGGCGCCGACGGCGCGCCGGGACCCTCGCGCACGCTGGTGATCAGCCGGGCTCGCGACGAGCGCAGCGATCCAGACCGCGCCGCCGAAGTGCGCTTCATGCGCTTCTTCGACCACACGCCGATGGCGATCGCGACCGTCGATCGTGGCGGCAATGTCGTCCGCGCCAATGCGCGCTATGCCAAGCTCGGACAGGCCCTCGGGCTCGACAGTGCCTCCAAGTCGATCTTCCGCGCGGTCAATTCGCGCGACCGGCACCTCCTGATCGCGGCCATCAACCAGGCCGCCGAAGGCCAGGCCGACATCGCGCCGGTCGAGGTGGCGCTGGAAGGGACCAAGGAGCGCTGGGGCCAGTTCTTCGTCACACCGGTCGATTCGGCCGAAAACGACGCGGAAGCTGCCATCGTGCACATGCTCGAGACCACCGAGCGGCGCGCGCTGGAGAACCAGATCAACCAGTCGCAGAAGATGGAGACGGTCGGCCAGCTCGCCGGCGGCATCGCCCACGACTTCAACAACGTCCTCTCCGCCATCATGATGGCGAACGACTTCCTGCTGAACGCGCACAAGCCGACCGATCCGTCGTTCCAGGACATCATGCAGATCAAGCAGAACGCGACGCGCGCTGCGACGCTGGTGCGGCAATTGCTGGCGTTCTCGCGGCGGCAGACGCTGCGGCCGCAGGTGCTCGATCTCGGCGACGCCCTGAGCGATCTCGCAATGCTGCTGCGCCGCCTGATCGGCGAGAAGGTCAAGCACGAGATCATCCACGGCCGCGATCTCTGGCCGGTCAAGGTCGACGTCTCCCAGTTCGAGCAGGTGATCGTCAATCTCGCAGTCAACGCCCGCGACGCCATGCCCGACGGCGGCAAGCTGATCATCCGCACCGCCAACGTCACCACTGAGGAAGCGGCCAAGCTCGCCTACAAGGGCATGCCGGCCGCGGACTATGTCCGGATCGAGGTCTCCGACACCGGCACCGGCATCCCCGCCGACATCCGCGACAAGATTTTCGAGCCGTTCTTCTCGACCAAGGAAGTGGGCAAAGGCACTGGCCTCGGCCTTTCGACGGTCTACGGCATCGTCAAGCAGACCGGCGGTTTCATCTACGTGGACTCCGAGCCGGGCCAGGGCACCTCGTTCCACATCTTCCTGCCGCGCCACCATGCCGAGCCTGAAGCGCAGGTGGAGCAGCCGGCGGCTGCGGTCAGCGCGACCAACGGCGCCGCCAAGGACGCCGCTTCCGTCGAAGCAAAGCCGCGGACCGATCTCACCGGGCAGGGCACCATCCTGCTGGTCGAGGACGAAGAGGGCCTGCGCGCGCTGAACGCACGTGGTTTGCGCTCGCGCGGCTACACCGTGGTCGAAGCCGAGAACGGCGTCGAGGCCATGGAGGTGCTGGAGGAGCAGAGCGGCGGGATCGATCTCGTCGTCTCCGACGTCGTCATGCCCGAGATGGACGGCCCGACGCTTTTGAAGGCGATGCGGGAGAAGAATCCCGACATCAAGTTCATCTTCGTCTCCGGTTATGCCGAGGACGCCTTCGAGAAGAGCCTGCCCGAAGGCCAGCAGTTCGACTTCCTGCCCAAGCCGTTCACACTCAGCCAGCTAGTGGCGGCGGTGAAGGAGACGATGACCAAGCAGGGGTGA
- the fliQ gene encoding flagellar biosynthesis protein FliQ, with amino-acid sequence MTGPETLDVARDAIWTIVIVSSPLMVVGLVVGVIVSLFQALTQIQEQTLIYVPKILAIFATMLLALPFMADALHAHMLRISSRIIGG; translated from the coding sequence ATGACCGGCCCCGAAACCCTCGACGTTGCGCGCGATGCGATCTGGACCATCGTGATCGTGTCCTCACCCCTGATGGTGGTCGGTCTGGTGGTAGGCGTCATCGTGTCGCTGTTCCAGGCGCTGACGCAGATCCAGGAGCAGACGCTGATCTACGTGCCGAAGATCCTGGCCATCTTTGCCACGATGCTACTGGCGCTGCCGTTCATGGCCGACGCGCTGCACGCCCACATGCTGCGGATCTCGTCGCGAATCATCGGCGGCTGA
- a CDS encoding methyltransferase family protein — translation MIAKLLLQNTITTVAMGALLFASAGTLRWPSAWVFLATCTLLGPLCGWWLYRIDPALLAERLRPVLQKGQPAADKVFMSVFVVAMLVWLVLIGVDRRMQWSDMPVALQAAGFALFLLSTLFTLWVFRENSFAAPVVKLQAERAQRVISSGPYAHVRHPMYSGMILFFAGVPLLLGSWWGLLMVPILVLLFAIRIGIEERTLRDGLPGYADYAARVRYRLVPGVW, via the coding sequence ATGATCGCCAAACTGCTGCTGCAGAACACGATCACCACCGTCGCGATGGGCGCGCTGCTGTTCGCGTCCGCAGGGACCTTGCGCTGGCCCTCGGCCTGGGTGTTCCTCGCAACATGCACCCTGCTCGGTCCGCTCTGCGGCTGGTGGCTCTACCGGATCGATCCGGCGCTGCTCGCCGAGCGTCTGCGGCCGGTCCTGCAGAAGGGCCAGCCCGCCGCGGACAAGGTGTTCATGAGCGTCTTCGTCGTTGCGATGCTGGTCTGGCTGGTGCTGATAGGCGTCGACCGGCGCATGCAATGGTCCGACATGCCTGTCGCGTTGCAGGCAGCCGGCTTCGCGCTGTTCCTGCTCTCGACGCTGTTCACACTCTGGGTATTCCGCGAGAACTCGTTCGCTGCCCCCGTGGTGAAGCTGCAAGCCGAGCGCGCGCAACGCGTGATCTCGAGCGGCCCCTACGCCCATGTGCGTCATCCCATGTATAGCGGCATGATCCTGTTCTTTGCCGGCGTGCCGCTGCTGCTGGGCTCGTGGTGGGGACTTCTGATGGTCCCGATCCTGGTCCTCTTGTTCGCGATCCGCATCGGCATAGAGGAACGCACCTTGCGCGATGGCCTGCCGGGCTATGCCGACTACGCCGCACGGGTGCGCTATCGCCTGGTGCCAGGCGTCTGGTGA
- the fliR gene encoding flagellar biosynthetic protein FliR: protein MRIDVSLLPALAASFMLAFARVGAMVMLLPGLGETNIPTRIKLSIALLLTLIILPLHRNAYQVDMGSLAPLLVLMLHEIAIGIVLGATARVTLSALQVAGSVIAQQMGLGFVTSVDPTQGQQGVLVGNFLTMLGVTLLFATDSHHLVIAALNDSYTIFSPGETVSSGDVASLATRAFAAAFRLGLQLSGPFLVFGLVFNIGLGVLARLMPQMQVYFVGVPLSIFAGFLVLAVVLTAMMGTYLDYFIGVMHQLMPLRSR from the coding sequence ATGCGCATCGACGTCTCGCTGCTGCCGGCGCTCGCCGCTTCCTTCATGCTCGCCTTCGCCCGGGTCGGCGCAATGGTGATGCTGCTGCCCGGCCTCGGCGAGACCAATATTCCGACGCGGATCAAGCTGTCGATCGCGCTGCTGCTCACCCTGATCATCCTGCCGCTGCACCGTAACGCCTACCAGGTCGACATGGGCTCGCTCGCGCCGCTCCTGGTCCTCATGCTGCATGAGATTGCGATCGGCATCGTGCTGGGCGCGACCGCGCGCGTGACGCTGTCGGCACTCCAGGTCGCGGGCTCGGTGATCGCGCAGCAGATGGGGCTCGGTTTCGTCACCTCGGTCGATCCGACGCAGGGCCAGCAGGGCGTGCTGGTCGGCAACTTCCTGACCATGCTGGGGGTGACGCTGCTGTTTGCCACCGACAGCCATCACCTGGTGATCGCGGCGCTGAACGACAGCTACACGATCTTCTCGCCGGGCGAGACCGTGTCGAGCGGCGATGTCGCCTCGCTCGCGACGCGCGCCTTTGCCGCCGCGTTCCGCCTGGGCCTGCAGCTCTCGGGGCCGTTCCTGGTGTTCGGCCTGGTCTTCAACATCGGGCTCGGCGTGCTGGCACGGCTGATGCCGCAGATGCAGGTCTATTTCGTCGGTGTGCCGCTCTCGATCTTCGCGGGCTTCCTGGTGCTCGCCGTGGTGCTCACGGCGATGATGGGCACGTATCTGGATTACTTCATCGGTGTCATGCACCAATTGATGCCGCTCAGGTCACGATAG
- the fliE gene encoding flagellar hook-basal body complex protein FliE yields the protein MASPTIAANAYANLARVLENSGAGAGKGTEASGQSFASMLKDAVGSVMESGRKSDAQTVAMAAGKANVMDVVTAVADTDVAVSTLVSVRDRVIAAYEDIMKMPI from the coding sequence ATGGCATCACCGACAATCGCCGCCAATGCTTATGCCAACCTTGCCCGGGTGCTGGAGAACAGCGGTGCCGGTGCCGGGAAAGGCACCGAAGCCAGCGGGCAATCCTTTGCTTCGATGCTGAAGGACGCCGTCGGCAGCGTCATGGAGTCCGGTCGCAAGTCGGATGCGCAGACAGTGGCGATGGCCGCCGGCAAGGCCAACGTGATGGACGTGGTCACGGCGGTCGCCGACACCGACGTCGCGGTGTCCACGCTGGTGTCGGTCCGCGACCGCGTGATCGCGGCGTATGAGGACATCATGAAGATGCCGATCTGA
- a CDS encoding fumarate hydratase, with translation MNAPTAFPDPSKPVPPYKHTPLFPLGKDETPYKKITAEGVRVEKVLGKDMLVVSREALRALSEAAFGDINHYLRPGHLKQLRAILEDGEASPNDKFVALDFLKNANIAAGGVLPMCQDTGTAIIMGKKGCNVITDGDDEAALSEGARDAYLRRNLRYSQVAPLSMYEEKNTANNMPAQCEIYAEGDDAYKFMFMAKGGGSANKSFLFQATPSVLTKDRLLAFLKEKILTLGTAACPPYHLAIVIGGTSAELCMKTVKLASARYLDALPTHGSPDGNAFRDVEMEKEIHKMTQSLGVGAQFGGKYFCHDVRVIRMPRHGASLPIGLGVSCSADRQVLGKITRDGVYLEELEHNPAQYLPEVEEALGGEVVKIDLNQPMKDILATFSKHPIKTRVSMTGTMIVARDSAHAKLRERLEKGEPLPDYFKNHPVYYAGPAKTPEGYASGAFGPTTAGRMDSFVDQFQAAGGSMVMVAKGNRAPAVREACKKYGGFYLGSIGGAAANLAEHCIKKVEVLEYPELGMEAIWRIEVVDFPAFIIVDDKGNDFFKELNLG, from the coding sequence ATGAACGCTCCCACCGCCTTTCCCGACCCGTCAAAACCCGTTCCGCCCTACAAGCACACCCCGCTGTTCCCGCTGGGCAAGGACGAGACGCCCTACAAGAAGATCACGGCCGAGGGCGTGCGGGTCGAGAAGGTCCTGGGGAAAGACATGCTGGTGGTGTCGCGCGAGGCGCTGCGCGCGCTGTCGGAGGCGGCTTTCGGCGACATCAACCATTACCTGCGGCCGGGCCACCTGAAGCAGCTCCGCGCCATCCTGGAGGACGGCGAGGCGAGCCCTAACGACAAGTTCGTCGCGCTGGACTTTTTGAAGAACGCCAACATCGCCGCCGGCGGCGTGCTGCCGATGTGCCAGGACACCGGCACCGCGATCATCATGGGCAAGAAGGGCTGCAACGTCATCACCGACGGCGACGACGAGGCGGCCCTGTCGGAAGGCGCGCGCGATGCGTACCTGCGCCGCAATCTGCGCTATTCGCAAGTGGCGCCGCTCTCGATGTACGAGGAGAAGAACACCGCCAACAACATGCCGGCGCAGTGCGAGATCTACGCCGAGGGCGATGACGCCTACAAGTTCATGTTCATGGCGAAGGGCGGCGGCTCCGCCAACAAGAGCTTCCTGTTTCAAGCTACGCCGTCGGTGCTGACCAAGGACCGGCTGCTTGCCTTCCTGAAGGAGAAGATCCTCACCCTCGGCACCGCGGCGTGCCCGCCCTATCACCTCGCGATCGTGATCGGCGGCACCTCGGCCGAGCTCTGCATGAAGACGGTGAAGCTCGCCTCCGCGCGCTATCTCGATGCGCTGCCGACCCACGGCTCGCCTGACGGCAACGCCTTCCGCGACGTCGAGATGGAGAAGGAAATCCACAAGATGACGCAGTCGCTGGGTGTCGGCGCGCAGTTCGGCGGCAAATATTTCTGCCACGACGTGCGCGTGATCCGCATGCCGCGTCACGGCGCATCGCTCCCGATCGGGCTTGGCGTGTCCTGCTCGGCCGACCGTCAGGTGCTCGGCAAGATCACCAGGGACGGCGTCTATCTTGAAGAGCTCGAGCACAACCCGGCGCAATATCTGCCTGAGGTCGAAGAGGCGCTCGGCGGCGAGGTCGTCAAGATCGACCTCAACCAGCCGATGAAGGACATCCTGGCGACGTTCTCGAAGCATCCGATCAAGACGCGGGTCTCGATGACCGGCACCATGATCGTCGCGCGCGATAGCGCCCACGCCAAGCTGCGCGAGCGGCTGGAGAAGGGTGAGCCGCTGCCGGACTATTTCAAGAACCATCCGGTCTACTACGCCGGCCCCGCCAAGACGCCCGAGGGCTACGCCTCCGGTGCGTTCGGTCCGACCACCGCGGGCCGCATGGATTCCTTCGTCGACCAGTTCCAGGCCGCCGGCGGCTCGATGGTGATGGTGGCCAAGGGCAATCGCGCCCCCGCCGTGCGCGAGGCCTGCAAGAAATATGGCGGCTTCTATCTCGGCTCGATCGGCGGCGCCGCGGCGAACCTCGCCGAGCACTGCATCAAGAAGGTCGAAGTGCTCGAATATCCCGAGCTCGGCATGGAGGCGATCTGGCGCATCGAAGTCGTCGACTTCCCGGCGTTCATCATCGTCGACGACAAGGGCAACGACTTCTTCAAGGAGTTGAATTTGGGCTGA
- a CDS encoding glutathione S-transferase, whose product MKYELYYWPEIQGRGEYVRLALEEAGAAYADVARGARGTAAMMKMMDAKKGTPPFAPPFLKAGKLVIGQTANILLYLGARHGLAPKTEAGRLWVHQLQLTISDLVVEIHDTHHPLGPSLYYEDQKPPAKKRTADFWSERVPKYLGYFEQLLNENGGAYVTGRRLTYVDLSLFQIVAGLRYAFPKRMTAFEADISGLVSLHDRVAARPNIKAYLESRRRIPFNEQGIFRRYRELDG is encoded by the coding sequence ATGAAATACGAGCTCTACTACTGGCCCGAGATCCAGGGCCGCGGCGAATATGTGCGACTGGCGCTGGAGGAGGCGGGAGCCGCTTATGCGGACGTCGCGCGTGGAGCGCGCGGGACGGCTGCGATGATGAAGATGATGGACGCGAAAAAGGGTACGCCGCCCTTTGCGCCGCCGTTCCTGAAAGCGGGCAAGCTCGTCATCGGCCAGACCGCCAATATCCTGCTCTATCTCGGCGCCCGTCATGGGCTTGCGCCCAAGACGGAGGCCGGCCGGCTCTGGGTGCACCAGCTTCAGCTCACCATCAGCGACCTCGTGGTCGAGATCCACGACACCCATCATCCGCTCGGGCCCTCGCTCTATTACGAGGACCAGAAGCCGCCGGCGAAGAAGCGCACCGCCGATTTCTGGAGCGAGCGCGTGCCGAAATATCTCGGCTATTTCGAGCAGCTTCTCAACGAGAATGGCGGCGCCTACGTCACCGGCCGCAGGCTGACCTATGTCGATCTGTCGTTGTTCCAGATCGTCGCGGGGCTGCGTTATGCCTTCCCCAAGCGCATGACGGCGTTCGAGGCAGACATTTCGGGCCTCGTCAGCCTGCATGATCGGGTCGCTGCGCGGCCGAACATCAAGGCCTATCTGGAGAGCCGGCGCCGCATTCCCTTCAACGAGCAGGGCATTTTTCGCCGCTATCGCGAGTTGGACGGCTAG
- a CDS encoding lectin — MIRIERTVTISGLALAMALLATPSAQAQSADMTFFVTSSGPGKGADLGGLEGADAQCQKLAQAGGAGAKTWRAYLSTQAADGKPAVNAKDRIGKGPWQNAKGTVVAKDVAELHGAANNLTKQTALSEKGEVINGAGDTPNRHDILTGTQPDGTAFAAGDDKTCKNWTSSTQGAAVVGHADRRGLRDDEPSKSWNSSHPSRGSEGGCSQADLKSTGGDGLLYCFAAN; from the coding sequence ATGATCCGCATCGAGAGAACCGTGACGATTTCAGGCCTTGCACTGGCAATGGCCTTACTGGCGACGCCATCGGCGCAAGCGCAGTCGGCCGACATGACGTTCTTCGTGACCTCCAGCGGTCCGGGCAAGGGCGCCGATCTCGGCGGGCTCGAGGGCGCCGACGCGCAATGCCAGAAGCTCGCGCAGGCCGGCGGCGCCGGCGCCAAGACCTGGCGCGCCTATCTCTCGACGCAGGCCGCCGACGGCAAGCCGGCCGTCAACGCCAAGGACCGCATCGGCAAGGGGCCGTGGCAGAACGCCAAGGGCACGGTGGTCGCCAAGGACGTTGCCGAGCTGCACGGCGCGGCCAACAACCTTACCAAGCAGACGGCGCTCAGTGAGAAAGGGGAGGTCATCAACGGCGCCGGCGATACGCCGAACCGGCACGACATCCTGACGGGAACGCAACCCGACGGCACCGCGTTCGCCGCCGGTGACGACAAGACCTGCAAGAACTGGACGTCGAGCACGCAAGGCGCCGCGGTCGTCGGCCATGCCGATCGGCGAGGTCTGCGCGACGACGAACCGTCGAAGTCCTGGAATAGCTCGCACCCCTCGCGCGGTTCCGAGGGCGGCTGCTCGCAGGCCGATCTGAAGAGCACCGGCGGCGACGGCTTGCTGTATTGTTTTGCCGCGAATTGA
- a CDS encoding Tim44 domain-containing protein: protein MPGIWETHMKFSLRSRNLFKTIAVVLALALPTALAISSADARVGGGSSSGSRGSRTYSAPPSTTTAPGSASQFNRTYTQPGAGMNSAASAPARGGLFGRAGGFMGGLAAGFLGAGLLGMLFGGGLFGGLGGLSSILGLIIQIVLVVLVVRLAMSWWQRRHTPQAAYANADAGAASGPQPNQRSGLGGGLGGFGFGANANNAPLEIKPDDYESFERLLGDIQAAWSNEDVAKLHTLATPEMVSYFEQDLGQNRARNVVNKVTDVKLLQGDLAEAWREGETDYATVALRFALTDKTLDRNSGTVVAGSEQPGEVTEVWTFARRPGSGWELSAIQQTN, encoded by the coding sequence ATGCCGGGGATTTGGGAAACGCACATGAAGTTCTCGTTACGCTCCCGCAATCTCTTCAAGACGATCGCCGTCGTGCTGGCGCTTGCGCTGCCGACTGCGCTGGCGATCTCGTCCGCCGATGCGCGCGTCGGTGGCGGCTCCTCGTCGGGTTCACGCGGCTCGCGCACCTATTCGGCCCCGCCCTCGACCACGACGGCGCCGGGATCGGCCTCGCAATTCAACCGCACCTACACCCAGCCGGGTGCAGGCATGAACTCGGCTGCGTCCGCGCCTGCGCGCGGTGGCCTGTTCGGCCGCGCCGGCGGCTTCATGGGCGGCCTGGCGGCCGGCTTCCTCGGCGCCGGCCTGCTCGGCATGCTGTTCGGCGGCGGCCTGTTCGGCGGTCTCGGCGGCCTGTCCTCGATCCTTGGTCTGATCATCCAGATCGTGCTCGTGGTGCTGGTGGTGCGGCTGGCAATGTCCTGGTGGCAGCGCCGTCACACGCCGCAGGCGGCCTACGCCAATGCCGACGCAGGGGCAGCTTCCGGACCGCAGCCGAACCAGCGCAGCGGCCTCGGTGGAGGTCTTGGTGGCTTCGGCTTCGGCGCCAATGCCAATAACGCGCCGCTCGAGATCAAGCCGGACGATTACGAATCGTTCGAGCGACTGCTCGGGGATATCCAGGCCGCCTGGTCGAACGAGGACGTGGCTAAGCTGCACACGCTCGCGACCCCGGAGATGGTCTCCTATTTCGAGCAGGACCTCGGCCAGAACCGCGCGCGCAACGTCGTCAACAAGGTGACCGACGTCAAGCTGCTGCAGGGCGACCTCGCCGAAGCCTGGCGCGAAGGCGAGACCGACTACGCCACGGTGGCGCTGCGCTTTGCGCTCACCGACAAGACGCTGGACCGCAACAGCGGCACGGTCGTCGCCGGCAGCGAGCAGCCGGGCGAAGTCACCGAGGTCTGGACGTTTGCCCGGCGGCCCGGCAGCGGCTGGGAATTGTCGGCGATCCAGCAGACCAACTGA
- a CDS encoding SH3 domain-containing protein, whose amino-acid sequence MRVLRLIAATMLCVATQAARADDTDPAWRASALALVPAGYVAGTAYRTEGATGYLAVYPETSNDQKTPASVFAARQSLVVTLTPDATRAISAELKPRAEPAPDDDDTDFAKLHADLAAKHKTLPEGTEPCALGAWSIDKDPSGLNVRAEPSVKGRVLGTLPPPYQLKLGGAENTPEGGWLTEFRIIGFKSGWFLIEGAKPPGKDYEDDKKYPRSAPKPYAGRGWVAANKVGASFANGYTRAGGLFQAPFVDAKWMPAQRELGGPIDGDGGPKRLLACSGYWGLVESHDGVRGWWRSLCSNQVTNCS is encoded by the coding sequence GTGCGCGTGCTCCGTCTCATCGCGGCGACGATGCTGTGCGTCGCGACACAAGCGGCACGCGCGGATGACACCGACCCCGCGTGGCGCGCAAGCGCGCTCGCGCTGGTGCCGGCGGGTTACGTGGCCGGCACCGCCTATCGCACCGAAGGTGCGACCGGCTATCTTGCCGTCTATCCCGAGACATCGAACGATCAGAAAACACCGGCCAGCGTGTTCGCCGCGCGTCAGAGCCTCGTGGTCACGCTGACACCGGATGCGACACGCGCGATTTCAGCCGAGTTGAAGCCGCGCGCCGAGCCGGCCCCTGACGACGACGACACTGATTTCGCAAAGCTGCACGCCGATCTCGCGGCAAAGCACAAAACCCTGCCCGAGGGCACCGAGCCCTGCGCTCTCGGCGCCTGGTCGATCGACAAGGATCCCAGCGGCCTCAACGTGCGCGCCGAGCCGTCGGTGAAAGGGCGCGTGCTCGGCACGCTGCCGCCACCCTATCAGCTGAAACTCGGCGGCGCCGAGAACACGCCCGAGGGCGGCTGGCTCACCGAATTCCGTATCATCGGCTTCAAGAGCGGCTGGTTTCTGATCGAAGGCGCGAAGCCGCCGGGCAAGGACTACGAGGACGACAAGAAATATCCACGTAGCGCGCCAAAACCCTATGCCGGGCGCGGCTGGGTCGCGGCCAACAAGGTCGGCGCCAGCTTTGCCAACGGCTACACGCGCGCCGGCGGACTTTTCCAGGCGCCCTTCGTCGACGCCAAATGGATGCCCGCCCAGCGCGAACTCGGCGGCCCGATCGACGGCGACGGCGGCCCGAAGCGCCTTCTCGCCTGCAGCGGATATTGGGGCCTCGTCGAGAGCCATGACGGCGTCCGCGGCTGGTGGCGCTCGCTGTGCTCCAACCAGGTCACGAATTGCAGCTAG
- the flhB gene encoding flagellar biosynthesis protein FlhB, producing the protein MAEDNDPESQTEDPTQKRLDDALERGDVAKSQEINTWFMMAGGTLVVSTFSGSVGSGLLTPMRNLLANSWMIKTDGKALLALMQQIELALLAAIGVPLLMLVLAAIAGNMLQHRLVWSTESLTPKFSKISPGAGFKRIFGKQAAANFLKGIGKLVLLGVVMTMILWPERHRMEAMVRLDPAAMLGASTSMTIHLLGAVVAALAVIAIADYFFQYRSWFQRQKMSLQEIKEEFKQSEGDPHIKGKLRQLRQQRSKKRMMAAVPKASVIITNPTHYSVALSYERGMSAPICVAKGVDNLAFKIREIAREHDIPIVENVPLARALYATVEIDQEIPTEHYHAVAEVIGYVMRLKQGFGAGRG; encoded by the coding sequence ATGGCGGAAGACAACGATCCAGAGAGTCAAACAGAAGACCCGACGCAAAAGCGCCTGGACGATGCGCTCGAACGCGGCGACGTCGCCAAGAGCCAGGAGATCAACACCTGGTTCATGATGGCGGGCGGCACGCTCGTGGTCTCGACCTTCTCGGGCTCGGTGGGCAGCGGGCTGCTGACGCCGATGCGCAATTTGCTCGCCAATTCCTGGATGATCAAGACCGACGGCAAGGCTCTGCTCGCGCTGATGCAGCAGATTGAACTCGCCTTGCTTGCGGCGATCGGCGTGCCGTTGTTGATGCTGGTGCTGGCGGCGATTGCCGGCAATATGCTGCAGCACCGCCTGGTCTGGTCGACCGAATCCCTGACGCCGAAGTTCAGCAAGATCTCGCCCGGCGCCGGCTTCAAGCGCATCTTCGGCAAGCAGGCGGCGGCCAATTTTCTCAAAGGCATCGGCAAGCTGGTGCTGCTCGGCGTGGTCATGACCATGATCCTGTGGCCGGAGCGGCATCGCATGGAGGCGATGGTCAGGCTCGATCCGGCCGCCATGCTCGGCGCCAGCACCAGCATGACCATTCATCTGCTCGGCGCGGTGGTCGCGGCGCTCGCGGTCATCGCCATCGCCGATTATTTCTTCCAGTACCGCAGCTGGTTCCAGCGGCAGAAGATGTCGCTGCAGGAAATCAAGGAAGAGTTCAAGCAGTCCGAAGGCGATCCGCACATCAAGGGCAAGCTCAGGCAGTTGCGCCAGCAGCGCTCCAAGAAGCGCATGATGGCGGCGGTTCCCAAGGCCTCGGTGATCATCACCAACCCGACCCACTATTCGGTGGCGCTGTCCTACGAGCGCGGCATGTCGGCTCCGATCTGCGTTGCCAAGGGCGTCGACAACCTCGCCTTCAAGATCCGGGAGATCGCGCGCGAGCACGACATCCCGATCGTGGAGAACGTGCCGCTCGCCCGGGCGCTCTACGCCACCGTCGAGATCGACCAGGAAATCCCGACCGAGCACTATCATGCGGTCGCCGAAGTGATCGGCTACGTCATGCGGCTGAAGCAGGGATTCGGCGCGGGGCGAGGATAA